The following coding sequences lie in one Enterococcus sp. 9E7_DIV0242 genomic window:
- a CDS encoding TMEM175 family protein → MSKTRIEAFTDAVIAIIMTILVLELLPPKTDNWQALFDIGHKIFIYIISFIMLAIYWNNHHHMFQLVHKINGRVLWANNFFIFTLTLIPFATAWVGDFLDSLVPELLYGVVILLADVAYYILMKELIRAEKNNSKLRVILDKYYKMYLSIGLNLLGLLLGWLIHPYFVLIVNIGILIMWFVPEKRIEQEYKK, encoded by the coding sequence ATGTCGAAAACAAGGATAGAGGCATTCACAGATGCAGTAATAGCGATCATCATGACGATTCTGGTATTAGAGCTGTTACCGCCAAAAACGGACAATTGGCAAGCGTTATTTGATATTGGGCACAAAATTTTTATTTATATCATTAGCTTTATCATGCTGGCGATTTACTGGAACAATCATCACCATATGTTCCAATTAGTACATAAAATTAATGGTCGGGTGTTGTGGGCAAACAACTTTTTCATTTTTACTCTGACACTCATACCATTTGCCACAGCTTGGGTAGGAGATTTCTTGGACAGTCTCGTGCCGGAGCTTTTGTATGGAGTGGTCATTTTATTGGCAGATGTAGCTTACTATATTTTGATGAAGGAATTGATTCGTGCAGAAAAAAACAATTCTAAATTGCGCGTTATTCTAGATAAATATTATAAAATGTATCTATCCATCGGACTTAATCTTTTGGGGCTGTTGTTAGGTTGGTTGATCCATCCTTATTTTGTCTTGATTGTTAATATCGGCATTTTAATCATGTGGTTCGTTCCTGAGAAAAGAATCGAACAAGAATATAAAAAGTAG